The following coding sequences are from one Shewanella eurypsychrophilus window:
- a CDS encoding DUF3570 domain-containing protein codes for MAVIESDQSTKKTNGAEFKNVSILSGLSMASLSLLNAAPLPVVAQDKLDHASQLFVTQFDETSFKTDSDLAIDAAFLYYQEQDKVTAAEGIFYIEKNEGDKRVYSGKLVLDTLTGASANGAVPQDFAQTFTRPSGNGEYTIAAATEPLDDTFKDTRLQLSANWTENWSPIWTSNHGLYLSREFDYTSMGINTSLQRSFNKSNTQVSLAAAYYYDLVDPVGGRPVAMSNMLFRDDFSSETEFKTAFDKTRKIASTNKQTTDLSVGISQILTRYTFIQLSYNLSSLSGYMTDPYKILSVVDEVGTATEYRYESRPDERLKQSLYLYGKQALSTGVVDLSYRYSQDDWGVTSHTFETHYRYNFTADLYGQIHLRHYQQGAADFYTRYLNHNDALPDFATADYRLGQMNAYTLGLKLGHNLPDGIKAYYRLEYYQQRPESTGQDSIGQLANQDLYPNLKAIIFQLGFSF; via the coding sequence GTGGCTGTAATTGAGTCTGATCAATCCACAAAAAAAACTAACGGTGCCGAGTTCAAGAATGTCTCAATTTTGTCTGGTTTATCGATGGCCAGTTTATCCCTGCTTAACGCTGCCCCTTTACCTGTAGTTGCTCAGGATAAATTAGATCATGCTAGTCAACTCTTTGTCACGCAGTTTGATGAAACCAGTTTCAAGACAGACAGTGATTTAGCAATAGACGCGGCCTTTTTGTATTATCAAGAGCAAGATAAGGTCACGGCTGCTGAAGGCATTTTTTATATTGAAAAAAATGAAGGTGATAAAAGGGTATATTCCGGCAAATTGGTGCTCGATACGTTAACCGGTGCTTCTGCTAATGGCGCAGTGCCGCAAGATTTTGCTCAAACCTTTACTCGACCTTCAGGTAATGGCGAATATACCATTGCTGCGGCTACAGAGCCTCTGGATGATACTTTTAAAGATACTCGATTGCAGCTAAGTGCCAACTGGACAGAAAATTGGTCACCCATATGGACATCTAATCATGGCCTCTATCTTTCTAGAGAATTTGATTACACCTCTATGGGGATAAATACGAGTTTGCAGCGCTCATTTAATAAGAGCAATACACAAGTCTCATTGGCTGCTGCTTACTATTATGATCTGGTTGACCCTGTAGGTGGCAGACCTGTTGCGATGAGTAATATGCTGTTTAGAGATGATTTTTCATCCGAAACTGAATTTAAAACTGCATTCGATAAGACACGGAAAATTGCCAGTACAAATAAACAAACAACCGATTTAAGTGTTGGAATCTCCCAAATATTGACTCGATATACCTTCATTCAACTGAGTTATAACCTGTCCTCTTTATCTGGTTATATGACCGATCCTTACAAGATTTTAAGTGTTGTCGATGAGGTCGGTACTGCCACTGAGTATCGCTATGAAAGTCGACCCGATGAACGGCTCAAACAGAGCCTATATCTGTATGGAAAGCAGGCTTTGTCTACGGGAGTCGTTGATCTTTCATACCGCTATAGTCAGGATGACTGGGGGGTAACGTCTCATACTTTTGAAACTCATTATCGCTATAATTTTACAGCTGATCTCTATGGGCAAATTCACTTAAGACATTATCAGCAAGGTGCCGCGGATTTTTATACTCGTTATTTAAATCATAATGATGCTTTACCTGATTTTGCGACGGCAGATTATCGCTTAGGGCAAATGAATGCATATACGTTAGGGCTGAAACTAGGTCATAATTTGCCTGACGGAATTAAGGCTTATTATCGTTTAGAGTATTATCAGCAACGGCCTGAATCTACTGGGCAAGACTCAATAGGACAATTAGCAAACCAAGATCTTTATCCCAATCTCAAAGCGATAATATTTCAGCTTGGTTTTTCTTTCTAA
- a CDS encoding TlpA disulfide reductase family protein, with the protein MAAFFLCLSVTASNAAPSLHLSVQDINGDAFSLSEYSGSVVYVDFWASWCGPCRKSFPWMNAMHQKYANQGLKIIAINLDTETKLAQQFLTQIQADFTIAYDPDMHVATEFEILGMPSSYLFNRKGELVAKHVGFYREEQAKYEAEIQRWLESVDD; encoded by the coding sequence ATTGCTGCATTTTTCTTGTGTTTGTCTGTTACTGCGTCGAATGCGGCGCCGAGTCTACACTTAAGTGTCCAAGATATTAACGGTGATGCTTTCTCTTTATCTGAGTATTCTGGCAGCGTAGTTTATGTCGATTTTTGGGCATCTTGGTGCGGTCCTTGTAGAAAATCTTTTCCCTGGATGAATGCCATGCATCAAAAATATGCCAATCAAGGTTTGAAGATTATTGCCATTAACCTAGATACAGAAACCAAACTTGCTCAACAATTTTTAACCCAAATACAGGCGGATTTTACTATCGCTTATGATCCCGACATGCACGTCGCCACTGAATTTGAAATCCTCGGAATGCCAAGTAGTTATTTATTTAACCGTAAAGGAGAGCTAGTGGCAAAGCATGTTGGTTTTTATCGTGAAGAACAGGCGAAATATGAGGCAGAAATACAACGCTGGCTAGAAAGCGTGGATGATTAG
- a CDS encoding DUF4266 domain-containing protein: protein MIKTVLTVCLTCFSLVGCSSLGVQPWERDQFAREDMAVDNDKMDLTINDHIYFSKEGTSGGRALAGGGCGCN, encoded by the coding sequence ATGATCAAAACTGTTTTGACTGTCTGTTTAACTTGTTTTTCCCTTGTTGGCTGCTCTAGCCTTGGCGTACAGCCATGGGAAAGAGATCAATTCGCCAGAGAGGATATGGCAGTAGATAATGACAAAATGGATTTAACCATTAACGATCATATTTATTTCAGTAAAGAGGGGACCAGTGGTGGCAGGGCACTTGCCGGAGGTGGTTGTGGCTGTAATTGA
- a CDS encoding FAD:protein FMN transferase encodes MDNQYQLTKTTWGFRVCFASMASPCELLIKQCQIETAHTIARFAVTECARIENKYSRYKYDSMLTKLNDNAGRWQNIDEETSAIFYFAQQCHELSDGLFDITAGRVLALWSYATQAKLPDPLEIEQAIQHVGFEQIMLEPKRCFIPSGMRLDLGGIGKEYACDRISTHLKAQYPALPVLVNLGGDISCSLANPSGWKVGIEDPKLLNTAVKFTSLVQGALTTSGNTRRVINIGEKTYGHIISPQTGYPVEYAPISVTVKAENCLIAGMLSTIAMLKGKESTQFLDSQNVEHEIFY; translated from the coding sequence ATGGATAATCAATATCAGTTAACAAAGACAACATGGGGTTTTCGGGTGTGTTTCGCTTCCATGGCCAGCCCATGTGAACTGCTCATTAAGCAATGTCAGATTGAAACAGCACATACTATTGCGCGTTTTGCGGTGACTGAGTGCGCGCGGATTGAAAATAAGTATAGTCGCTATAAATATGACAGTATGCTCACTAAGTTGAATGATAATGCGGGTCGATGGCAAAATATTGATGAAGAAACCTCTGCAATATTCTATTTCGCCCAGCAGTGCCATGAGCTCAGTGACGGATTGTTTGATATTACAGCGGGCAGAGTATTGGCACTCTGGTCTTATGCTACCCAGGCTAAACTTCCTGATCCCCTTGAGATTGAACAGGCTATACAGCATGTAGGCTTTGAACAAATAATGCTTGAACCAAAACGTTGTTTTATACCTTCAGGCATGCGTTTAGATCTGGGGGGAATTGGCAAAGAATATGCGTGCGATCGTATTTCAACCCATCTTAAAGCGCAATATCCAGCCTTACCAGTGTTAGTCAATCTGGGAGGGGATATCAGTTGTTCACTTGCTAACCCCTCGGGCTGGAAGGTTGGGATAGAAGACCCTAAGTTGCTCAATACGGCTGTGAAATTTACCTCTTTAGTTCAAGGGGCATTAACCACAAGTGGCAATACACGGCGAGTGATTAATATCGGCGAGAAAACTTATGGTCACATTATTAGCCCCCAAACTGGTTACCCAGTTGAATATGCGCCCATTTCAGTAACCGTTAAGGCTGAAAACTGTTTAATTGCCGGCATGCTATCAACAATCGCAATGTTAAAAGGAAAGGAATCGACACAGTTCCTTGATTCTCAAAACGTTGAACATGAAATATTTTACTAA